In one window of Candidatus Methylomirabilota bacterium DNA:
- a CDS encoding aldehyde ferredoxin oxidoreductase N-terminal domain-containing protein, translating to MALTATVHHVDLSRGTVETKTIPEDVYRKYPGGSALAAYLLLQTIPRGADPLGPDNVLVMAVSPLTGLAISGQSRMTACARS from the coding sequence TTGGCACTCACGGCCACCGTTCATCACGTTGACCTGAGCCGCGGCACCGTCGAGACGAAGACCATCCCCGAGGACGTCTACCGGAAGTATCCCGGCGGCAGTGCCCTCGCCGCGTACCTCCTGCTCCAGACGATCCCGCGCGGCGCCGACCCACTCGGCCCCGACAACGTGCTGGTGATGGCCGTCAGCCCGCTCACGGGGCTCGCGATCTCCGGACAGAGCCGCATGACCGCGTGCGCGCGCTCT
- a CDS encoding ABC transporter ATP-binding protein — MLRLEAIDAYYGPVHALSRLTLHVEAGEIVALLGGNASGKSTTMKVILGLVRPRSGQVLLDGRAITGRPTSEIIRRGVASVPEARRMFPAMTVEENLRMGAYTRRDRRAVLDDMAGMFDLFPRLRDRRRQLAGTLSGGEQQMLAMARALMSRPRLVCMDEPTMGLAPAFVDRVLDLVSEINRRGVTVFMVEQNARVALAIAHRGYVLQSGALVLEGQAAALLADPAIREAYLGQRRLDASDPSPERS, encoded by the coding sequence GTGCTGAGGCTCGAGGCGATCGACGCGTATTACGGGCCCGTCCACGCGCTCTCCCGCCTCACGCTCCACGTCGAGGCGGGGGAGATCGTGGCGCTGCTCGGAGGGAACGCGTCCGGCAAGTCGACGACCATGAAGGTCATCCTGGGCCTCGTGCGGCCGCGCTCGGGGCAGGTCCTGCTGGACGGCCGGGCGATCACCGGCCGCCCGACCTCCGAGATCATCCGCCGCGGGGTGGCGTCGGTCCCCGAGGCCCGGCGGATGTTCCCGGCGATGACGGTGGAAGAAAACCTGCGGATGGGGGCGTACACGCGACGCGACCGGCGGGCCGTGCTCGACGACATGGCCGGCATGTTCGACCTGTTCCCGCGGTTGCGGGACCGCCGGCGCCAGCTCGCCGGAACGCTGAGCGGCGGCGAGCAGCAGATGCTGGCCATGGCCCGCGCCCTCATGAGCCGGCCTCGTCTCGTGTGCATGGACGAGCCGACCATGGGACTCGCCCCGGCGTTCGTCGATCGCGTCCTCGACCTGGTGTCGGAGATCAACAGGCGGGGGGTGACGGTGTTCATGGTCGAGCAGAATGCCCGGGTCGCCCTCGCCATCGCCCACCGGGGCTACGTGCTCCAGAGCGGCGCGCTCGTGCTGGAAGGCCAGGCGGCGGCGCTGCTCGCGGATCCCGCCATCCGGGAAGCCTACCTCGGCCAGCGGCGCCTCGACGCGTCCGACCCGAGCCCAGAGAGATCCTGA